In Kordia antarctica, the following proteins share a genomic window:
- a CDS encoding AAA domain-containing protein has protein sequence MNHINKFEITQSLKKFNDIVQLYLAEDKLGKIVEILLIKTPQNQKKYVDRVLRYEIDPICNEINPLVQRIIQYGYDEENEVHFIAYEYNTNEEKDEFTVNDLIKVLKTLNHLKNQNRYGFYISPLTIAIYDDQPEIKFLGLLKVFALFDAIDTDCLAPEFKKNYVQSFQSDMYAVFNRFKDILNHSDNNTLHEIFEKALALNKIDRYNSYKDVIDVLGKYQKTTIQSVSYSKTVTVSVKSELMTNFQTVMDEMNEESFLLVSEEKSKEHNNVQGQFSTENYSGNFFANSDNSIFILADRIKNYTNKYVNNNGFVSEYKFGYESFNSFNISQYFENKWKEANDLGKLHKKETALITKWKTLPQKEQEFIEEKAFKAIYTSCSATKKKSNNLIFQLSKKFRDWYFIRELRKNNIKLAIDDKVVGIIHKYNQKDYQLIIQDAEITIDDIPKSGKLIEDVTIEISQFKKQVYACTNFSKREVVNPELCTKLIKPEHLIIETPPNLDYVAFENTIINERLKNDESQLESVLEALHRKPLYLIQGPPGTGKTTVIVELVEQMVLENKNVKILITSQSNLAVDNVLERLPDTILFMRLASDEDRITASIKMHSFTNKLSDWVEKTKKASKDYLDSKLRNSKTDNEILKFKTALKNSGNDKKFTDFQNYLYYQNNYIKRKFEKVKSLAEVDLIFDKHLDLKVSKLRAIQRDWFSFLSNADTDKGKQKVSMLHTGTTEIDLKTALLQSTNVIGATCIHIASGQYQNIDFKFDYVIMDESSKATPAESLVPINMAKNVIMIGDHKQLPPVVTREKAVKEKIKEELEDNGLDIQKEFGESLFEKLITTFENNDKLSHYYKMLSTQYRMPRQLGNLISTYFYKENPLRNPSKEIISDYDIKKSHGLQFKKPLTKIMDLITKKIIEVPTSVVMISTSDSDNPYDNGDKKKRANECNRSVINEILVELNKQYQGNAEKEYPFTIGIIAGYRGQVELLKSTIKTDRYKNFKILHKDKNDTSLIDINTVDKFQGAERDIIIYDIVKSSEAVSSIGFLDDYRRINVAFSRAKKLLIIVGDHEYILKRAHLHEKSEFKDFKLKEIVRQLEEQGVIVHNFKNILQ, from the coding sequence GTGAATCACATAAACAAATTTGAAATTACTCAATCACTAAAAAAATTCAATGATATTGTCCAACTGTATTTAGCTGAAGACAAACTTGGAAAAATAGTTGAAATACTTCTCATAAAGACTCCTCAAAATCAAAAAAAATATGTTGATCGTGTTTTAAGGTACGAGATTGATCCTATTTGTAATGAAATAAACCCATTAGTGCAAAGAATCATTCAGTATGGTTACGATGAAGAAAATGAAGTACATTTTATTGCCTACGAATATAATACTAATGAAGAAAAAGATGAGTTCACAGTAAATGATTTAATTAAGGTGCTAAAAACATTAAATCATCTAAAAAATCAAAACAGATATGGTTTCTATATTTCTCCATTAACTATTGCAATATATGATGACCAACCTGAGATTAAGTTTTTAGGTCTGTTAAAAGTCTTCGCTCTATTTGATGCGATAGACACTGATTGTCTTGCTCCAGAATTCAAAAAGAATTATGTTCAATCATTTCAATCAGATATGTATGCTGTTTTTAATCGTTTTAAAGATATACTGAATCATAGCGACAATAACACTCTACATGAAATTTTTGAAAAAGCATTGGCTTTGAATAAAATTGATCGGTATAATAGTTATAAAGATGTCATAGATGTACTGGGAAAATACCAAAAAACAACCATTCAAAGTGTCAGTTATAGTAAAACAGTTACAGTGAGTGTAAAATCCGAGCTAATGACAAACTTTCAAACTGTCATGGATGAAATGAATGAGGAATCTTTTTTGTTGGTCTCTGAAGAAAAATCAAAAGAACACAATAATGTTCAAGGTCAATTTTCAACTGAAAACTATAGTGGGAATTTTTTTGCAAATTCTGATAATTCAATTTTTATTTTAGCAGATAGAATTAAAAACTATACTAATAAGTACGTAAACAACAATGGTTTTGTATCGGAATATAAGTTTGGCTATGAATCATTTAATAGTTTTAATATATCCCAATACTTTGAGAATAAATGGAAAGAAGCAAATGATCTCGGTAAACTACACAAAAAAGAAACAGCGTTAATTACTAAATGGAAAACGCTTCCACAAAAAGAACAAGAATTTATTGAGGAAAAAGCATTTAAAGCTATATATACTAGTTGTAGCGCAACCAAAAAAAAGTCTAATAATCTTATTTTCCAACTTTCAAAAAAATTTAGGGATTGGTATTTTATTCGGGAGCTTAGAAAAAATAATATAAAGCTAGCTATAGATGATAAAGTAGTAGGAATAATTCATAAGTACAATCAAAAAGACTATCAACTTATTATACAAGACGCTGAAATAACTATTGATGATATTCCAAAATCAGGGAAACTGATAGAAGATGTTACTATAGAAATAAGTCAGTTTAAAAAGCAGGTATATGCTTGCACCAATTTTTCAAAAAGAGAGGTAGTCAATCCAGAATTATGTACAAAACTGATTAAACCAGAGCATCTGATTATAGAAACTCCTCCAAATTTAGATTATGTTGCTTTTGAAAATACAATAATTAATGAGCGCTTAAAAAATGATGAATCGCAACTAGAGTCTGTTTTGGAAGCACTACACAGAAAACCATTATACTTAATTCAAGGTCCGCCAGGAACAGGAAAGACAACAGTTATAGTTGAATTAGTAGAACAAATGGTTCTAGAAAATAAAAATGTAAAAATTCTAATTACGTCTCAGTCAAATTTAGCAGTAGATAATGTTTTGGAGCGCTTACCAGATACTATTTTATTTATGCGATTGGCTTCTGATGAAGATAGAATTACAGCATCTATTAAAATGCATTCTTTTACAAATAAACTTTCAGATTGGGTAGAAAAAACAAAAAAAGCTTCAAAAGATTATCTAGATTCAAAACTAAGAAATAGTAAAACGGACAATGAAATTTTAAAATTTAAAACTGCACTTAAAAATTCTGGAAATGACAAAAAATTCACAGATTTCCAGAATTATCTCTATTATCAAAATAATTATATCAAAAGAAAATTTGAAAAAGTAAAAAGCCTAGCAGAAGTCGATCTGATTTTTGATAAGCATCTTGATCTAAAAGTTTCAAAATTGAGAGCTATTCAACGAGATTGGTTTAGCTTTTTAAGTAATGCAGACACAGACAAAGGAAAGCAAAAAGTTTCCATGTTACATACTGGAACTACTGAAATAGATTTAAAAACTGCTTTGCTTCAATCTACAAATGTCATTGGAGCTACTTGTATTCACATTGCTAGTGGACAATATCAAAATATAGATTTTAAGTTTGATTATGTCATTATGGATGAAAGCAGTAAAGCAACACCCGCAGAAAGCTTGGTTCCGATCAACATGGCAAAAAATGTGATTATGATAGGAGATCACAAACAGTTACCTCCTGTAGTCACAAGAGAAAAAGCTGTGAAAGAAAAAATTAAAGAAGAATTAGAAGATAATGGTTTAGACATTCAGAAAGAGTTTGGAGAAAGTTTGTTTGAAAAACTAATTACTACATTTGAAAACAATGATAAGTTATCTCATTATTATAAAATGCTAAGCACTCAATATAGAATGCCTAGACAGTTAGGGAACTTGATTTCAACATATTTTTACAAAGAAAACCCATTAAGAAATCCTTCTAAAGAAATAATTTCTGATTATGATATTAAAAAATCTCATGGGTTACAATTCAAGAAACCATTGACAAAAATAATGGATCTTATTACCAAAAAAATCATCGAAGTTCCAACATCTGTTGTTATGATAAGTACTTCAGATAGCGATAATCCTTATGACAATGGTGACAAGAAAAAAAGAGCCAATGAATGTAATCGAAGTGTTATTAATGAGATTTTAGTTGAATTAAATAAACAGTATCAAGGAAATGCTGAAAAGGAATATCCTTTTACTATTGGGATTATAGCTGGTTACAGAGGTCAAGTAGAGTTACTGAAAAGTACAATAAAGACAGACCGCTATAAAAATTTTAAAATACTACATAAAGATAAAAATGATACTTCATTAATTGATATTAATACAGTAGATAAATTTCAAGGTGCGGAACGTGACATTATTATATATGATATTGTAAAAAGTAGTGAAGCAGTTTCGAGCATTGGTTTTTTAGATGATTATAGAAGAATTAACGTAGCGTTTTCAAGAGCTAAAAAATTATTAATCATTGTAGGAGATCATGAATATATTTTAAAAAGAGCGCACTTACATGAAAAAAGTGAATTTAAAGATTTTAAGCTAAAAGAAATTGTACGACAACTTGAAGAACAAGGTGTAATTGTCCACAATTTTAAAAATATCTTACAATGA
- a CDS encoding AAA family ATPase gives MRIRRIKIKNFRLLKNFTIDLEDQLSLIIGKNNTGKTSLLSIIEKFLTEKSTFSINDFNLDEQEKLKALETKNSIVIPDDFEFCIQLLFEIEYNDSDNLRNVSSLILNLESDNIVVLGFEYFLNQLQFTYLKTDFETFKKENKTKNIIDFLRLSSSSKYFKTEIKTYEYIDDDNLGKQELITDKKLISKIINIQSIKAKREVNNSDSNRPNKTLSRLSSDYYESLENTLEEEITIKELNKKLEDTDKELDKVYPKVFKEVIEKIGLFGGKNKGESLIKVVSSLQGKNILKENTSVVYEFAKTLLPEDYNGLGYLNLFSIIFDLEIRFREIRKERELKEDQIPADINILFIEEPEAHTHPQMQHVFIKNINKILEKEQNGLNIKGKRDSKKTKFNLQSIITTHSSHIVAESDFDNVKYFYKNQKENKVSSRNLKDLKETYENKTNQYQFLKQYLTLNRAELFFADKAILIEGDTERILLSAMMDKIDTENDFEIPLLSQNISTVEVGAYAHIFEKFIDFIGIKSLLITDIDTYKLVNTPEKNKKGENKTVEKSCSPDDIAVKGIKNSSLKHFIKKDFRELIKSSQNILIKENNLCVAFQHKENGFHARSFEDAFIHINETFIKTNKDNFNGLKNKGHFDLEGDKKKDAYELASNCIKKKTHFALDVIYHSDEHYSNWEIPSYIKEGLLWLQK, from the coding sequence ATGAGAATTAGAAGAATAAAAATTAAAAACTTTCGACTATTAAAAAATTTCACGATTGATTTAGAAGATCAACTTTCCTTAATAATAGGAAAAAATAATACAGGTAAAACATCACTATTGTCAATAATAGAGAAATTTCTAACTGAAAAGAGTACTTTTTCTATAAATGATTTTAACCTTGATGAACAAGAAAAACTGAAAGCATTAGAAACTAAGAATTCTATAGTTATTCCTGATGACTTTGAATTTTGTATTCAACTTCTTTTTGAGATAGAATATAATGATTCAGATAACCTACGAAATGTATCTTCACTAATATTAAATCTTGAATCTGATAATATTGTAGTATTAGGTTTTGAATATTTTTTAAACCAATTACAGTTTACATATCTGAAAACAGATTTTGAAACATTTAAAAAAGAAAATAAAACAAAGAATATTATTGATTTTTTACGCTTATCATCAAGTTCTAAATATTTCAAGACAGAGATAAAAACTTATGAATACATTGATGATGATAATTTAGGAAAACAGGAATTAATTACGGATAAAAAACTGATTTCTAAAATAATTAATATCCAAAGTATTAAAGCTAAGAGAGAAGTTAATAACTCTGATTCTAATAGACCAAATAAAACCCTTTCCAGATTATCATCAGATTATTATGAAAGCCTTGAGAATACTTTAGAAGAAGAGATTACTATCAAAGAATTAAATAAAAAATTGGAGGATACCGATAAAGAACTTGATAAAGTGTATCCTAAAGTTTTTAAAGAAGTAATAGAAAAAATAGGGCTTTTTGGAGGAAAGAATAAAGGAGAATCATTAATTAAAGTAGTTTCCTCCCTCCAAGGTAAAAATATTTTAAAGGAAAACACCTCGGTTGTTTATGAGTTTGCTAAAACATTATTACCTGAAGATTATAATGGTTTGGGATATTTAAACCTATTCTCAATCATCTTTGATCTGGAAATAAGATTCAGAGAAATTAGAAAAGAACGAGAGTTAAAAGAAGATCAAATACCTGCTGATATAAACATACTCTTTATTGAAGAACCAGAAGCTCATACACATCCACAAATGCAACATGTATTCATAAAAAATATTAATAAAATTTTAGAAAAAGAGCAGAATGGACTTAATATTAAAGGCAAAAGAGATTCAAAAAAAACTAAATTCAACTTACAAAGTATAATAACTACGCATTCCTCACATATAGTCGCTGAAAGTGATTTTGATAATGTTAAATATTTTTATAAAAATCAAAAAGAAAATAAGGTTAGTTCTCGAAATCTAAAAGATTTAAAAGAGACATATGAAAATAAAACAAATCAATATCAGTTTCTAAAGCAATACCTAACTCTAAACAGAGCTGAGTTATTTTTTGCTGATAAAGCCATTTTAATTGAAGGCGATACAGAAAGAATTTTACTTTCAGCTATGATGGATAAAATAGATACTGAAAATGATTTTGAAATTCCGTTGCTTTCACAAAATATTTCAACTGTTGAAGTTGGTGCTTACGCCCATATATTTGAAAAATTTATTGATTTTATAGGTATTAAGTCACTCTTAATTACTGATATTGATACATATAAACTAGTTAATACTCCAGAGAAGAATAAAAAAGGGGAAAATAAAACAGTAGAAAAGTCATGTTCTCCTGACGACATAGCTGTTAAAGGAATAAAAAATTCTTCATTAAAACATTTTATAAAAAAAGACTTTAGAGAATTAATCAAATCTTCTCAAAATATTTTGATTAAAGAAAATAATTTATGTGTAGCGTTTCAGCATAAAGAAAATGGTTTTCATGCGAGAAGTTTTGAAGATGCATTTATTCATATCAATGAAACCTTCATTAAGACGAATAAGGATAATTTTAATGGATTAAAAAACAAAGGTCATTTTGACCTAGAAGGAGATAAAAAAAAGGATGCATACGAACTTGCTAGTAATTGTATAAAAAAGAAAACCCATTTTGCATTAGATGTTATCTACCACAGTGACGAGCATTATAGTAATTGGGAAATTCCATCATATATTAAAGAAGGATTACTATGGCTTCAGAAGTAG